A single window of Leishmania panamensis strain MHOM/PA/94/PSC-1 chromosome 35 sequence DNA harbors:
- a CDS encoding hypothetical protein (TriTrypDB/GeneDB-style sysID: LpmP.35.3660): protein MHFSQYPLRLTDLERQKLQLIVAALKVSEYTDDVDDFMHPYGKEGRMVTAMREFIDIVVGLAIASDAIPRPMKNSFLAGEVKVATVVPLLEDLFEIMRRHKRLNPFSHRGEFGKLMMMLQDVQKQSLQRTLEIQSTLVIPVRTVEAALSSIQCETLADDEAVRTDYLKRTRSEKQAGMQNLIDRYSQGDEHKKEVIEHCLRSIDDVYSFIQSSTRPLRTLRRCLSRDFELLPSDNVYNIAIRHGCSGARFTHSHATHCQYVTESLLLWENVQKNILNLWEAAEDDMLVAGKGQYVVANTGQGFHRMCSAPRSYAVMSRLVRDTEQRMGGWVGIKVIHLGDRDVPNPLVFIDKYTGIPPLVKPVLQTLHALRYVFHEEDEEDAAQPPVAHEYDNYPGLQNLLRSKYHSYSELMMMILSDFFKHAFDGSGDDGGSCIDGRLTSAWNWCHQLHKKKFYDAFVLTGFTGFD from the coding sequence ATGCACTTCTCTCAATACCCTCTTCGACTGACGGACCTGGAGcggcagaagctgcagctcATCGTGGCGGCACTGAAGGTGAGTGAGTACACGGATGACGTTGATGACTTCATGCACCCCTATGGAAAAGAGGGGCGCATGGTGACGGCTATGCGTGAGTTCATCGACATCGTTGTCGGACTCGCAATAGCCTCGGATGCCATTCCACGTCCCATGAAGAACTCATTCCTCGCAGGGGAAGTGAAAGTGGCCACGGTGGTACCACTGCTGGAGGATCTCTTTGAAATTATGCGCCGCCACAAACGGCTGAACCCCTTCAGCCACCGCGGCGAGTTTGGCAAACTAATGATGATGCTGCAGGATGTACAGAAGCAGTCTCTTCAGCGCACTCTTGAAATTCAAAGTACGCTTGTCATACCGGTGCGCACCGTGGAGGCGGCTCTCTCTAGCATCCAGTGCGAAACCCTCGCTGACGACGAGGCCGTACGCACTGATTATCTGAAGAGAACGAGGTCTGAAAAACAGGCTGGCATGCAGAACCTTATCGACCGCTACAGCCAAGGTGATGAGCACAAAAAGGAGGTCATCGAGCACTGCCTGCGCAGTATTGATGATGTGTATTCGTTTATTCAGTCTAGCACGCGGCCGCTTCGTACCTTGCGGCGCTGTCTTAGCCGCGACTTCGAGCTTCTTCCATCAGACAACGTCTATAACATCGCCATCCGCcacggctgcagcggtgcccgCTTCACGCACAGCCACGCCACGCACTGCCAGTACGTCAccgagtcgctgctgctgtgggaaAATGTGCAGAAGAACATTTTGAACTTGTGGGAGGCCGCTGAAGACGACATGCTCGTGGCGGGGAAGGGCCAGTACGTCGTGGCAAACACAGGGCAGGGGTTTCATCGTATGTGCTCAGCGCCACGGAGCTACGCGGTCATGTCACGCCTTGTGCGCGACACGGAGCAACGCATGGGGGGCTGGGTTGGAATAAAGGTGATCCACCTTGGCGACCGCGACGTTCCAAACCCACTCGTGTTCATCGATAAGTACACCGGCATCCCCCCGTTGGTAAAACCGGTTCTGCAGACACTGCACGCTCTGCGCTACGTCTTCcatgaggaagacgaggaggacgcagCCCAACCGCCTGTGGCGCACGAGTACGACAACTACCCTGGTCTGCAAAACCTGCTGCGCTCTAAGTATCATAGCTACAGCGAATTGATGATGATGATCCTGAGCGACTTCTTCAAGCACGCCTTCGACGGCTCTggtgacgacggcggcagctgcatcgaCGGAAGGCTTACATCCGCGTGGAACTGGTGCCATCAGTTGCACAAGAAGAAGTTCTATGACGCATTCGTGCTGACAGGCTTTACAGGGTTTGATTGA
- a CDS encoding signal recognition particle receptor like protein, putative (TriTrypDB/GeneDB-style sysID: LpmP.35.3650), which yields MIDTLSIVSDSGVVLWQRTTHETGRRAMVNKLIQEVLLEDRAGLAQYSVDDYQLRWVLENDAKFFVVAVYPKFFKPHYMHVFLRDIATTFAKKYGKQTAQQDFFNSQGSGNQSLAADLMEFSAEYATLYAKFNASEESASRHDVEGEDGNEAANSGDSGVAGEASDSGSTQADGGEDGDSPQHSPARNAGRFIVTKDGRRLTIGGCPSKGKAGSASVVAAANDSAKKRGKKPTRWDNPGAVHDPMVEKQSHQQKATEAELQAQANMQRATYIKRLPNGAIAPVKEREWEGQPRGRLATWLRSYVGTREVDADDLKHIIPDLREKLIAKNVAVEVAEQVCKSVEVSLAGKRLGTFDSLYKTVEDAMTASLRRILQPKREVNLLRDVAVAKAAHKPYSIILCGVNGVGKSTSLAKIAYWLQQNDNSVLLAAGDTFRHGAVEQLEVHGRCLGVPVFQLGYGTDPSAVAAAAIVHASKQHTDVVIIDTAGRMQDHESRMRALAKLIHDNQPDLVLFVGEALVGNNGIDQLRKFNQCLVDFAPVGSRSRGIDGIVLTKFDTIDDKVGAALSMVYELGQPIVFVGVGQTYQDLKVIEPEVVVSALMK from the coding sequence ATGATTGATACGCTGTCGATCGTGAGCGACAGTGGTGTGGTGCTGTGGCAACGGACCACCCACGAAACGGGGCGGCGTGCCATGGTGAACAAGCTGATCCAGgaagtgctgctggaggatcGTGCAGGTCTCGCGCAGTACAGCGTGGATGACTATCAGCTGCGATGGGTCTTGGAAAACGACGCCAAGTTCTTCGTTGTGGCGGTGTATCCTAAGTTTTTCAAGCCGCACTACATGCACGTCTTTCTACGCGACATCGCGACTACGTTTGCCAAGAAGTATGGTAAGCAAACTGCACAGCAAGACTTCTTCAATTCTCAAGGGAGCGGTAACCAGTCACTGGCCGCAGACCTAATGGAGTTCAGTGCAGAGTACGCCACGCTATATGCAAAGTTCAATGCCAGTGAGGAGTCGGCCTCGCGGCATGATGTagaaggagaagatggaAATGAGGCTGCAAACAGCGGTGACAGTGGTGTCGCGGGTGAGGCGAGTGACAGCGGCTCCACGCAGGCggacggcggcgaggacggaGACAGCCCGCAGCATTCTCCCGCACGGAATGCGGGCAGGTTTATCGTGACAAAAGATGGTCGTCGCCTCACCATTGGCGGCTGCCCTAGCAAGGGTAAAGCCGGCAGTgcgtcggtggtggcggcagccaACGACTCAGCCAAGAAGCGCGGCAAAAAGCCGACCAGGTGGGACAACCCCGGGGCCGTTCATGACCCCATGGTGGAGAAGCAGTCACACCAGCAGAAGGCCACCGAAGCAGAGCTGCAGGCACAGGCAAACATGCAGCGTGCGACGTACATCAAGCGCCTGCCCAACGGAGCCATTGCCCCGGTGAAGGAGCGGGAGTGGGAAGGGCAGCCGCGTGGTCGCTTGGCAACTTGGCTGCGCTCCTACGTAGGCACCCGCGAGGTGGACGCTGACGACTTAAAGCACATCATCCCTGACTTGCGCGAGAAGCTCATCGCAAAGAACGTCGCTGTGGAGGTTGCCGAGCAAGTGTGCAAGTCTGTTGAGGTCTCCCTAGCTGGCAAGCGGCTCGGCACATTTGACTCGCTCTACAAGACCGTCGAGGACGCTATgaccgcctcgctgcgccgcattcTGCAGCCGAAGCGCGAGGTGAACCTCTTGCGCGATGTGGCTGTTGCCAAGGCCGCTCATAAGCCCTACTCAATCATCCTCTGCGGTGTGAATGGGGTGGGCAAGTCCACGTCCCTTGCGAAGATAGCCTACTGGCTGCAACAGAACGATAATTCGGTCCTCTTGGCCGCCGGTGACACCTTCCGACACggcgcggtggagcagctggaggtgcATGGCCGGTGCTTGGGGGTCCCCGTCTTTCAGCTAGGCTACGGCACTGACCcctccgccgtcgctgcggcagccatAGTGCACGCCAGCAAGCAGCACACGGACGTGGTGATTATCGACACAGCTGGCCGGATGCAGGATCACGAGTCTCGTATGCGAGCCTTGGCAAAGCTCATCCACGACAATCAACCTGacctcgtcctcttcgttgGTGAAGCTCTCGTGGGCAACAACGGCATCGATCAGCTGCGCAAGTTCAATCAGTGTCTTGTGGACTTTGCGCCTGTCGGATCGCGGTCACGCGGCATCGATGGCATTGTGCTGACCAAGTTTGACACGATTGACGACAAGGtcggcgcagcgctgtccATGGTGTACGAGCTCGGACAGCCTATTGTGTTCGTGGGTGTCGGACAAACCTACCAGGACTTGAAGGTGATCGAgccggaggtggtggtgagtgCACTAATGAAATGA